A single genomic interval of Oceanithermus profundus DSM 14977 harbors:
- a CDS encoding thymidine phosphorylase: MHAVEFIEKKRDGGEHSPAELQKWIAAYVEGAVPDYQMAAWLMAVYFQGMTPHETAELTLAMARSGEVLDLGGLGKTVDKHSSGGVGDKTTLVVAPILAAAGLVVAKMSGRGLAHTGGTIDKLESIPGWRAELSDETFLRQAREVGLVIAGQSKNLAPADGKMYALRDVTGTVPSIPLIASSIMSKKLAAGARIITLDVKVGKGAFMKDLEHARELARLMVDIGRHAGREVRAVLSQMDEPLGRAVGNAIEVREAIATLRGEGPDDLTELSLALAREALEAAGEDPGRAEAVWKSGAALDKLRAFVAAQGGDARVVDEPERLELAPDVFELRAEAAGVVTELDAYKVGLAVLRLGGGRERKGDAIDHGVGVRLAKKVGDRVAEGDILATVFHRAGRGLEESSQRLKEAYRIGQRAGVPPLILEVVA; the protein is encoded by the coding sequence ATGCACGCCGTGGAGTTCATCGAGAAAAAGCGGGACGGCGGGGAGCATTCTCCGGCGGAACTGCAGAAGTGGATCGCGGCCTACGTGGAGGGGGCGGTGCCCGACTACCAGATGGCCGCCTGGCTGATGGCCGTCTACTTTCAGGGCATGACCCCGCACGAGACCGCCGAGCTGACGCTGGCCATGGCCCGCTCGGGCGAGGTGCTCGACCTCGGCGGCCTGGGCAAGACGGTGGACAAGCACTCCTCCGGCGGCGTGGGCGACAAGACCACGCTGGTGGTCGCCCCCATCCTGGCCGCTGCGGGGCTGGTCGTGGCCAAGATGAGCGGCCGCGGCCTCGCCCACACCGGCGGCACGATCGACAAGCTGGAGAGCATCCCCGGCTGGCGGGCCGAACTCTCCGACGAGACCTTCCTGCGTCAGGCGCGCGAGGTGGGGCTGGTCATCGCCGGCCAGTCGAAGAACCTGGCCCCCGCCGACGGCAAGATGTACGCCCTGCGCGACGTGACGGGCACGGTGCCCTCGATCCCGCTGATCGCCAGCTCGATCATGTCGAAGAAGCTGGCCGCCGGCGCCCGCATCATCACCCTGGACGTCAAGGTGGGCAAGGGGGCCTTCATGAAGGACCTGGAGCACGCCCGCGAGCTGGCGCGGTTGATGGTGGACATCGGCCGCCACGCCGGCCGCGAGGTGCGGGCGGTGCTCAGCCAGATGGACGAGCCCCTGGGCCGTGCGGTGGGCAACGCCATCGAGGTGCGCGAGGCCATCGCCACCCTGCGGGGCGAGGGCCCGGACGACCTGACCGAGCTTTCGCTGGCGCTGGCGCGCGAGGCGCTGGAGGCCGCGGGCGAGGACCCGGGCCGGGCCGAAGCGGTCTGGAAGAGCGGCGCGGCGCTCGACAAGCTGCGCGCCTTCGTGGCCGCCCAGGGCGGCGACGCGCGCGTGGTGGACGAACCCGAGCGGCTCGAGCTGGCCCCCGACGTCTTCGAGCTGCGCGCCGAGGCGGCCGGCGTCGTCACCGAACTCGACGCCTACAAGGTGGGGCTGGCGGTGCTGCGGCTGGGGGGCGGCCGTGAGCGCAAGGGCGACGCGATCGACCACGGCGTGGGGGTGCGGCTCGCCAAGAAGGTTGGCGACCGCGTGGCCGAGGGTGATATACTGGCTACGGTATTTCATCGCGCGGGGCGCGGACTAGAGGAATCGTCGCAACGATTGAAGGAGGCCTACCGGATTGGGCAACGCGCGGGCGTTCCCCCGTTGATCCTGGAAGTCGTCGCATGA